The proteins below come from a single Chrysoperla carnea chromosome 1, inChrCarn1.1, whole genome shotgun sequence genomic window:
- the LOC123304674 gene encoding 2-acylglycerol O-acyltransferase 1-like, with translation MYKIFGIEFAPINIPLERRLQTIAAAFWLFSCVGFNFLFCGIGLFMLTTKYYWIIILYGFWYYYDLDCGENGGRSSKWCRNWTIWSYFRDYFPIKLVKLDECVVDPKRNYMFCYHPHGVLATGFFGSFATDVCGFPELFPGFKSHPLTLDSHFKTPFFRDYVLALGACTSSKKSINCILSKPEGGNIVALAVGGAEESFYCRPGEYKIILKKRKGFIRLALRNGAPLVPVFSFGETDIYSQVSNPDGSLLRWLQNQFKNLTGIAPIIPIGRGFFQYNVGLVPKRHPITVVVGKPIDVVRVDEPTTELVDEYHAKFTKALIELFETEKYKYADNPEKTKLIII, from the exons atgtataaaatattcggTATTGAATTTGCACCAATAAATATACCATTAGAACGTCGCTTACAAACAATTGCAGCAGCATTTTGGTTATTTTCATGTGTTGgctttaattttctattttgtggTATTGGATTGTTTAtgttaacaacaaaatattattggattataatattgtatggattttggtattattatgatttagattGCGGAGAAAATGGCGGTCGAag ttcaaaatgGTGTCGAAACTGGACAATATGGTCCTATTTTCGAGATTACTTTCCAATAAAGTTAGTTAAACTTGATGAATGTGTAGTGGATCCAAAACGAAATTACATGTTCTGTTACCATCCTCATGGAGTTTTAGCAACGggattttttggatcatttgcTACTGATGTTTGTGGTTTTCCTGAATTGTTTCCTGGTTTTAAATCGCATCCATTAACATTAGATTCACATTTTAAAACGCCATTCTTTCGTGATTATGTTTTGGCATTAG GCGCGTGTACTTCAtccaaaaaaagtattaattgtattttaagtaaACCGGAAGGTGGGAATATTGTTGCATTAGCAGTAGGTGGAGCTGAAGAATCATTTTACTGCCGACCtggtgaatataaaattattctgaaGAAACGTAAAGGTTTTATTCGATTGGCACTTCGTAATGG TGCACCACTAGTTCCAGTATTTTCGTTTGGTGAAACTGATATATATTCACAAGTATCAAATCCTGATGGTTCATTATTACGCTGGCtacaaaatcaattcaaaaacttaacAGGTATTGCACCAATTATTCCTATTGGTCGTGGATTTTTCCAATACAATGTTGGATTGGTACCAAAAAGACATCCGATAACTGTCGTtg ttgGAAAACCTATAGATGTCGTTCGTGTAGATGAACCAACAACAGAATTAGTGGATGAGTACCATGCAAAATTTACGAAAgctttaattgaattatttgagactgaaaaatataaatatgcagATAATCCTGAAAAAACTAAactcattattatttga